In Sorghum bicolor cultivar BTx623 chromosome 10, Sorghum_bicolor_NCBIv3, whole genome shotgun sequence, one genomic interval encodes:
- the LOC8066397 gene encoding uncharacterized protein LOC8066397: MAAGSSPSTSSSRSLLATRPLLPLRSTTRTRTRRPPPSTSIPPRLSCLRPPSAYFYSYSSPSASSYNGWADLAAAPDTPFPFPFPLSLPPQPTTHGLLVLLPTVALALALARLPPLPLLAAAFTAGFAARHLSSSAQPESPRRLSALLADLDAQACALRDELLSDARPGLLVQAVDRLRDAVADAARVAAQQGDTVSDALGPLWEVVDYLGAWARHAVRDLSLSSPRKKPAKSNSTSDVQVVANPNNQATAAQQQQEIGNNKPVDSTLQQEPFAFDPSIVDNANGRPLGMLQFDEDDNGSKDAGTRADATATLGVGDARLERLVSKHRHRRDHVQNDGPFQGGSTRFSAESMESSLLERTLEIRDRSYRFKIERHSDSGSKVSETQDRTDDGFVDNAAGLHPLYDDEGASADSDGEEFSRNVKEAAEILRKARESMMAMADEETADALLYKSARLLSTAVALRPTSLVAVGQLGNTYLLHGELKLKISRELRTLLANSGAFLNGRERVSRSRKVDRRILSRESISSALVDVCEECESLLVEAGRSYRMALSIDSGDVKALYNWGLALIFRAQLLADIGPEAAVDADRVYLAAIDKFDAILSRSNTYAPEALYRWGTALQQRSYLRPRNSRDKVRLLEQAKSLFEDVLYVEADNKMVREALSSCISELNYHGRWL, encoded by the exons ATGGCTGCAGGTTCCTCCCCCTCCACCTCCAGCAGCCGGAGCCTCCTCGCCACCCGACCCTTGTTGCCGTTGAGGTcgacgacgaggacgaggacgaggaggccGCCTCCATCCACATCCATCCCGCCTCgcctcagctgtctccgaccgCCCTCTGCCTACTTTTACTCCTACTCCTCCCCGTCGGCGTCGTCGTACAACGGCTGGGCCGACCTCGCCGCGGCGCCCGACACCCctttccccttccccttccccctctccctcccgccgcagCCCACCACGCATGGCCTCCTCGTGCTCCTCCCCACCGTCGcgctcgccctcgccctcgcccgccTACCTCCCCTCCCCCTCCTCGCGGCCGCTTTCACCGCTGGATTCGCAGCCAGGCACCTGTCCTCCTCAGCGCAGCCAGAGTCCCCCCGCCGCCTCTCCGCCCTCCTCGCCGATCTCGATGCCCAGGCCTGCGCCTTGAGGGACGAGCTGCTCTCCGACGCCCGCCCGGGCCTCCTCGTCCAGGCCGTCGATCGCCTGCGCGATGCCGTCGCTGACGCCGCCAGAGTAGCCGCGCAACAAGGCGACACCGTGTCAGATGCGCTCGGACCGCTCTGGGAGGTCGTCGACTATCTCGGTGCCTGGGCTCGCCACGCCGTGCGGGACCTCAGCCTCAGCTCGCCAAGGAAGAAGCCTGCAAAAAGCAACAGCACTTCAGATGTTCAAGTCGTGGCCAATCCCAACAACCAGGCTACTGCTGCTCAACAGCAACAAGAAATTGGGAATAATAAGCCCGTGGATTCTACTCTGCAACAAGAGCCTTTTGCATTTGATCCTTCTATAGTCGATAATGCAAATGGAAGGCCGCTTGGCATGCTGCAGTTTGACGAGGATGACAATGGATCCAAGGATGCAGGAACCCGTGCTGACGCCACCGCCACTCTGGGGGTGGGGGATGCTCGGCTGGAGAGACTAGTGTCCAAGCACAGGCATCGGCGTGACCATGTGCAGAATGATGGCCCATTTCAAGGTGGTTCTACTAGGTTTTCCGCTGAATCCATGGAGTCATCTTTGCTGGAGAGGACGCTTGAAATCCGGGACAGGTCCTACAGGTTCAAGATTGAGCGCCACAGCGACAGTGGTAGCAAGGTGAGTGAAACACAAGACAGGACTGATGACGGCTTTGTCGATAATGCTGCTGGTTTGCATCCTTTATATGATGATGAAGGCGCCTCTGCTGATTCGGATGGCGAGGAGTTCAGCCGAAACGTCAAGGAAGCTGCAGAGATCTTGAGGAAGGCCAGGGAATCCATGATGGCCATGGCTGACGAAGAGACTGCGGATGCACTGCTGTACAAATCAGCTAGGCTCCTTTCCACAGCTGTAGCTTTGAGGCCAACGAGTCTGGTAGCAGTGGGTCAGCTAGGGAACACATACCTTCTCCACGGAGAGCTCAAGCTCAAGATTAGTCGTGAGCTGAGGACACTCTTGGCCAACAGCGGTGCTTTTCTGAATGGAAGGGAGCGTGTTTCACGGTCCAGGAAGGTAGATAGGAGAATCTTAAGCAGAGAGAGCATTTCATCCGCTCTTGTCGATGTATGTGAGGAATGTGAAAGCCTTCTTGTTGAGGCTGGCAGAAGCTACAGGATGGCCCTCTCCATTGATTCAGGTGACGTCAAGGCATTGTACAATTGGGGACTAGCACTTATTTTCCGGGCACAACTACTTGCTGACATTGGACCG GAGGCCGCAGTCGATGCTGACCGGGTGTATCTTGCTGCAATTGATAAGTTTGATGCCATATTGTCGAGAAGCAACACTTATGCTCCAGAAG CTCTCTACAGATGGGGCACTGCACTGCAGCAGCGGTCCTATCTGCGGCCTCGGAACAGCAGGGATAAGGTGAGGCTTCTGGAGCAGGCGAAGAGCTTGTTCGAAGATGTGCTATATGTGGAAGCAGACAACAAGATGGTGAGGGAGGCGCTGTCATCGTGCATATCAGAGCTTAACTACCATGGCCGATGGTTATAG
- the LOC110431322 gene encoding uncharacterized protein LOC110431322: protein MATGTETIAAATLGTRRPRHSRTAASFLSFRFRPSPQLSVAVAASASLRGKAKAHAEGADSKASAAIDDQHVLDVAESTWDDLVLGCECPVLVEFWAPWCGPCRMMHPIIADVARAYTGRLRCLKLNTDKNQEVATRYGIRSIPTILIFKNGERKETVIGAVTDTTLATTVERFL from the exons ATGGCCACCGGCACCGAGACTATCGCCGCCGCTACCCTCGGCACCAGGCGCCCGCGTCATTCCCGCACTGCCGCCTCCTTCCTCTCCTTCCGCTTCCGTCCCTCACCGCAGCTATCAGTCGCCGTAGCCGCTTCCGCGTCCCTCCGCGGCAAGGCCAAGGCTCACGCGGAGGGCGCCGACAGCAAGGCCTCCGCCGCCATCGACGACCAACACG TGCTGGATGTAGCAGAGTCGACCTGGGATGACCTCGTCCTTGGCTGCGAGTGTCCGGTGCTTGTCGAGTTCTGGGCACCATGGTGCGGCCCTTGCCGTATGATGCACCCTATCATCGCGGACGTGGCGAGAGCATACACCGGCAGGCTGCGCTGCCTCAAGCTCAACACTGACAAGAACCAGGAAGTGGCGACAAGGTACGGCATCAGAAGCATCCCCACCATCTTGATTTTCAAGAACGGGGAGAGGAAGGAGACGGTGATCGGGGCTGTCACGGACACCACGCTAGCAACAACGGTCGAGAGGTTCTTGTAG